The proteins below are encoded in one region of Vicinamibacteria bacterium:
- the ftsE gene encoding cell division ATP-binding protein FtsE yields MIQTFHVSMQYGRDNQALCDITLEIDKGEFVFLTGPSGAGKTTFLKLIFREETPTQGQILVNGRNVSAIPETKIPFLRRDIGVVFQDFKLLRRKTVFENVAFVLRVLGVAKAERKRRAFQILKQVSLHHKLHAYPLQLSGGEQQRVAIARALINEPVLLLADEPTGNLDPELAVEIMSLFQEINARGTTVLVATHDRDLINRMGKRVICLEKGRLVES; encoded by the coding sequence ATGATTCAGACCTTTCACGTGTCGATGCAATACGGCCGTGACAATCAGGCTCTTTGCGACATCACGCTCGAGATCGACAAAGGCGAGTTCGTTTTCCTGACCGGCCCGAGCGGAGCGGGCAAGACGACTTTTCTCAAGCTGATCTTTCGTGAGGAAACGCCCACCCAGGGCCAGATCCTGGTCAATGGCAGGAATGTCTCGGCCATTCCCGAGACCAAGATCCCGTTTCTCAGGCGCGACATCGGCGTGGTCTTCCAGGACTTCAAGCTCCTCAGGCGCAAGACGGTGTTCGAGAACGTCGCCTTCGTCCTCCGGGTTCTGGGCGTGGCCAAGGCGGAAAGAAAGAGACGAGCTTTTCAGATTCTCAAACAAGTCAGTCTACATCACAAGCTCCACGCCTATCCGCTGCAACTTTCCGGAGGAGAGCAGCAGCGAGTCGCCATCGCTCGGGCGCTCATAAACGAGCCCGTGCTCCTCCTGGCCGACGAGCCCACGGGAAATCTGGATCCCGAGCTGGCGGTCGAGATCATGTCCCTGTTTCAGGAGATCAACGCCCGCGGCACGACGGTGCTGGTCGCCACTCACGACCGCGATCTCATCAACCGGATGGGCAAGCGTGTCATTTGTCTGGAGAAGGGACGCCTGGTGGAGTCGTAA
- a CDS encoding long-chain fatty acid--CoA ligase, whose product MEFETLNQLLVWAAETYQKPDALMFKKGGSWHRISSADWLLRSRRLALGFHEIGIRRGDRVALLSENRHEWFLVDAALQILGAANVPLYATLPGPQVSYIVRDSGARLVVVSDRGQQEKIGGVRSSLTKVERIISLDTPLGEAVAITSLEEKGREREKSDPDLATKLGAEVTPDDLASIIYTSGTTGEPKGVMLTHSNFVSNVKASLEVLPVGRDDVALSALPYCHVFERMVAHYLFPAAGATVAIAESLEHVVENIGEIRPTVMTMVPRFYEKLYAKVKESVEKGSAVKKRIFHWAVATGSAHGEFRLRGESAPPGLELKYKMATALVFGKLHRRLGGRLRFFVSGSAPLPTEIAKFFWAAGITIVEGYGLTETSPVISVNRPDRIRFGTVGQLIPGVEVEIAEDGEILVRGPNVMKGYWGQDEASRETIDERGFLHTGDIGELSSDGFLRITDRKKDIIITSGGKNIAPQPIEGLLKTNAFIAEVVVVGNRRRFPSALVVPDFERLTAWCRENSLPSSDRHEMASHPKVRELINEQVENQCSGLPQHEKIKKVYVLAEEFSIEGGELTPTMKVKRSVVESRYKHLIDELYGESERAFT is encoded by the coding sequence ATGGAGTTCGAGACGCTCAATCAACTTCTCGTTTGGGCAGCCGAAACCTATCAGAAGCCCGACGCCCTGATGTTCAAGAAGGGCGGCTCTTGGCATCGAATCTCCTCGGCCGACTGGCTTCTGAGGTCGAGGCGCTTGGCGCTCGGATTTCACGAGATCGGGATCCGCCGGGGCGATCGCGTCGCCCTGCTGTCCGAGAATCGTCACGAGTGGTTCCTGGTGGACGCCGCTCTGCAGATTCTCGGGGCGGCGAACGTCCCACTCTACGCAACGCTTCCCGGTCCGCAGGTCTCCTACATCGTGCGCGACTCGGGTGCGCGGCTCGTCGTGGTCTCGGATCGCGGGCAGCAGGAGAAGATCGGCGGCGTGCGCTCGAGCCTGACGAAGGTCGAACGGATCATCAGCCTCGATACTCCCCTGGGCGAGGCCGTCGCAATAACGTCTCTGGAAGAGAAAGGCCGAGAGAGGGAGAAATCCGATCCCGATCTGGCGACGAAGCTCGGAGCGGAAGTGACTCCCGACGACCTCGCCAGCATCATCTACACCTCGGGTACGACGGGTGAGCCGAAAGGCGTGATGCTCACCCACAGTAACTTCGTCTCCAACGTGAAGGCGAGCCTCGAGGTCCTTCCTGTCGGAAGAGATGACGTCGCGCTTTCGGCCCTACCCTATTGCCATGTTTTCGAGCGCATGGTCGCGCATTACCTCTTTCCCGCCGCGGGGGCGACGGTCGCGATCGCCGAGAGTCTGGAGCATGTGGTGGAGAACATCGGCGAGATCCGCCCGACGGTGATGACGATGGTTCCCCGGTTCTACGAGAAGCTCTACGCGAAAGTGAAGGAATCGGTGGAAAAAGGCAGCGCGGTGAAGAAGAGGATCTTCCACTGGGCCGTGGCCACCGGCAGCGCGCACGGCGAGTTCCGGCTTCGGGGAGAGAGTGCGCCACCGGGGCTCGAGCTCAAATACAAGATGGCGACGGCACTCGTATTCGGGAAGCTCCATCGCAGGCTTGGGGGAAGACTGCGATTCTTCGTGTCCGGCTCCGCTCCGCTCCCGACGGAGATCGCGAAGTTCTTCTGGGCCGCGGGGATTACCATCGTGGAGGGGTACGGACTCACCGAAACCTCACCGGTCATCTCGGTGAACCGTCCCGACCGCATCCGTTTCGGCACGGTGGGTCAACTCATTCCCGGCGTCGAAGTCGAGATCGCCGAAGACGGTGAAATCCTCGTGCGGGGACCGAACGTCATGAAAGGCTATTGGGGACAGGACGAAGCCAGTCGCGAAACGATCGACGAGCGTGGCTTCCTTCATACCGGCGACATCGGTGAGCTCTCGAGTGACGGCTTTCTCCGCATCACCGATCGCAAGAAGGACATCATCATCACTTCCGGAGGGAAGAATATCGCTCCCCAGCCCATCGAGGGCCTCCTCAAGACGAACGCCTTCATCGCCGAGGTCGTCGTGGTGGGAAATCGACGTCGTTTCCCCTCGGCTCTGGTGGTTCCGGACTTCGAGAGGCTCACCGCCTGGTGCCGCGAGAACTCTCTGCCGTCGAGCGACCGCCACGAGATGGCCTCCCACCCGAAAGTTCGAGAGCTCATCAACGAGCAGGTCGAAAATCAATGCAGCGGGCTACCCCAGCACGAGAAGATCAAGAAAGTCTACGTGCTCGCCGAGGAGTTCTCCATCGAGGGAGGAGAGCTGACGCCCACGATGAAGGTGAAGCGGTCCGTGGTGGAGTCGCGCTACAAGCACCTGATCGACGAGCTATACGGCGAGTCGGAGCGGGCCTTCACGTGA
- the gatB gene encoding Asp-tRNA(Asn)/Glu-tRNA(Gln) amidotransferase subunit GatB, translating to MSEAYETVIGLECHAQLMTRTKLFCGCPARFGDPPNTNVCPVCLGLPGALPVLNRNAVRLATRMALAVGCQIHEESVFARKNYFYPDLPKGYQISQYDRPLATKGCISVEAKRTRIERIHIEEDAGKLLHEGFSDAETKSAIDFNRSGVPLIEIVSEPDLSSPEEAVAYARALKEILEYTETSDADMEKGNFRFDANVSVRLKGASALGTKVEVKNLNSFRFLLQALTYEVDRQIAVLESGESVHQETRLYDSASERTVSMRSKEEAHDYRYFPDPDLPPLKLERQFLGEIERALPELPAPKRERFALEYGLPSYDASLLTSSRELAEFFETAARVSMNPKAASNWVMTELLRKLKETGTEISALTIDGEALGRLIRLVDEGKVSGQVAKEVFDEMFASGSGPEEIVERSGLTQISDVRELEPWVRQVLQQHKKQADEYRGGREKVLGFLVGQVMKLSQGKANPKLVRDLLLKMLVAE from the coding sequence GTGAGCGAAGCCTACGAGACCGTCATCGGTCTCGAGTGTCATGCGCAGCTGATGACCCGGACCAAGCTCTTCTGCGGATGCCCTGCTCGCTTCGGGGATCCTCCGAATACGAACGTCTGCCCGGTTTGCCTCGGCCTTCCCGGGGCGCTTCCGGTGCTGAACCGCAACGCGGTGCGCCTCGCGACACGGATGGCCCTGGCGGTGGGTTGCCAGATCCACGAGGAGTCGGTGTTCGCGCGCAAGAATTATTTCTACCCGGATCTCCCCAAAGGCTACCAGATCTCGCAGTACGATCGTCCTCTGGCGACGAAGGGCTGCATTTCGGTCGAAGCGAAACGGACCCGCATCGAGCGCATCCACATCGAAGAAGACGCGGGGAAGCTCCTTCATGAAGGCTTCTCCGATGCGGAAACGAAGAGCGCGATCGACTTCAACCGAAGTGGCGTCCCCCTCATCGAGATCGTCAGCGAGCCGGATCTGTCGAGCCCGGAGGAGGCGGTGGCCTACGCTCGAGCCCTCAAAGAGATCTTGGAGTACACCGAGACGTCGGACGCGGACATGGAAAAGGGCAACTTTCGCTTCGACGCCAACGTCTCCGTGCGTCTCAAGGGGGCGTCGGCACTCGGCACGAAAGTCGAGGTCAAGAACCTGAACTCGTTTCGTTTCCTTCTCCAGGCGCTCACCTACGAAGTCGACCGTCAGATCGCGGTGCTCGAATCGGGCGAATCGGTGCACCAGGAGACCCGACTCTACGACTCTGCGTCCGAGCGGACCGTGTCGATGAGAAGCAAGGAAGAAGCTCACGACTATCGGTATTTCCCCGACCCCGACCTTCCCCCGCTGAAGCTCGAACGTCAGTTTCTCGGCGAAATCGAGAGAGCTCTTCCCGAGCTTCCCGCACCAAAACGTGAGCGGTTCGCTTTGGAATATGGGCTTCCGTCCTACGACGCAAGCCTTCTGACCAGCTCTCGCGAGCTTGCCGAGTTCTTCGAGACAGCGGCAAGAGTGTCGATGAATCCGAAAGCCGCAAGCAACTGGGTCATGACCGAGCTTCTGCGCAAGCTCAAGGAGACGGGCACGGAAATCTCCGCGCTGACCATCGACGGGGAAGCGCTGGGGCGGCTGATCCGCCTCGTCGACGAAGGGAAGGTAAGCGGCCAAGTTGCCAAAGAGGTCTTCGACGAAATGTTCGCTTCGGGTAGCGGGCCGGAAGAGATCGTCGAGCGCTCGGGGCTGACCCAGATTTCCGACGTTCGAGAGCTCGAGCCCTGGGTTCGACAGGTGCTCCAGCAGCACAAGAAGCAGGCCGATGAGTATCGTGGGGGACGGGAGAAGGTGCTCGGCTTCCTCGTCGGCCAGGTCATGAAGCTTTCCCAGGGCAAGGCAAACCCCAAGCTCGTGCGGGATTTGCTGCTGAAGATGCTGGTCGCGGAATGA
- the folK gene encoding 2-amino-4-hydroxy-6-hydroxymethyldihydropteridine diphosphokinase — protein MSRCDSFFIGLGSNLQDPNSQLDRALRSLQVANVELCQTSSRYRSEPVGGPPQPWFLNQVARVRFVDAPLALLRLCQSIERRQGRERRLMNGPRTLDVDLLLSGDLVLDSPALSLPHPRLGERRFVLVPLVEIAPRVIDPRSGLSLEELLRRCEDRSVVERVGA, from the coding sequence GTGTCGCGTTGCGATTCGTTTTTCATCGGACTCGGCTCCAACCTCCAAGATCCGAATTCTCAACTGGATCGTGCTCTGCGGTCGCTCCAAGTAGCAAATGTCGAATTGTGCCAGACCTCAAGCCGGTACCGTTCCGAGCCCGTCGGGGGGCCCCCGCAGCCCTGGTTTTTGAACCAGGTGGCCCGGGTCCGATTCGTCGATGCGCCTTTGGCCTTGTTGCGCCTATGCCAATCCATCGAGCGGCGCCAGGGCCGGGAGCGCAGGCTCATGAATGGTCCCAGAACGCTGGACGTGGACTTGCTGTTATCCGGAGACCTGGTTCTCGATTCACCGGCATTGAGCCTGCCTCATCCACGGCTCGGCGAGCGGCGCTTCGTGCTCGTTCCTCTGGTCGAGATCGCGCCCCGAGTGATCGACCCGCGCTCGGGGCTTTCCCTGGAAGAGCTGCTCCGTCGGTGTGAGGATCGAAGCGTCGTCGAGCGTGTCGGAGCTTGA
- a CDS encoding deoxynucleoside kinase has translation MRFRYIAIEGPPGLGKTGLAQRLSEKLEGESVLDEELNPFFDDFLAGRSGSAFQAQIFYLMNRYLKLSRLSQRELFKGVEIADFIMAKDRIYAYLNLDDTELMLYEKIYPTIAATVPAPEIVIYLQAPASTLLKRLRRGASRVPDDEAVREIVRAYDYFFFHYSATPLLIVNCSEVDFARPETKLDDLIAEIALMSGGTRYYVPTAG, from the coding sequence ATGCGGTTTCGCTATATCGCGATCGAAGGCCCTCCGGGGCTCGGCAAGACCGGCCTGGCGCAACGGCTTTCCGAGAAGCTCGAGGGTGAAAGCGTGCTCGATGAGGAGCTCAACCCGTTCTTCGACGACTTCCTCGCTGGGCGCTCCGGTTCTGCCTTCCAGGCCCAGATTTTCTACTTGATGAACCGTTACCTGAAGCTCAGCCGCCTGTCGCAGAGAGAGCTCTTCAAGGGTGTCGAGATCGCTGACTTCATAATGGCGAAAGACCGGATTTACGCCTACCTGAACCTGGATGATACCGAGCTGATGCTCTACGAGAAGATTTACCCTACGATTGCGGCGACCGTCCCCGCGCCGGAGATCGTGATCTACTTGCAGGCGCCAGCGAGCACGCTGCTCAAACGGCTGCGACGCGGAGCCTCGAGAGTCCCCGACGACGAGGCGGTGCGCGAGATCGTCCGGGCCTACGACTACTTTTTTTTTCACTACTCGGCGACCCCCCTCTTGATCGTGAACTGCTCCGAGGTCGATTTCGCCCGGCCGGAGACGAAGCTCGACGATTTGATCGCGGAGATCGCGCTCATGTCCGGCGGGACCCGTTACTACGTGCCTACAGCGGGTTGA